The following proteins come from a genomic window of Acanthopagrus latus isolate v.2019 chromosome 5, fAcaLat1.1, whole genome shotgun sequence:
- the hscb gene encoding iron-sulfur cluster co-chaperone protein HscB: protein MLTLNSLRILCSSRTSLRPNGLMTTNRQSVYEAVTCSAHCMSTSFPTKDTWHHKTNFRALGKETKPLFYTIPIGSPRNYCTGQAKLNCWKCQQPLDSSPSFFCMSCKVVQPPDEGTTFFKIMDCDYTFTLDTQKLQKRYLQLQRSLHPDNFSQKSVKEQEYSEIQSALVNKAYKTLLKPLSRGLYMLELEGMRIEEGTDSSADSEFLMELMEINEALDEARTPEAANRIGQDAKGKLAHLTKEIDAALLKGDLQTAKALLAQMKYYANIEEKVKEKLSELM, encoded by the exons ATGTTGACACTGAACTCTTTGCGGATTTTGTGCTCATCCCGGACTTCACTGCGTCCAAACGGGCTCATGACGACGAACCGACAGTCTGTTTATGAAGCTGTTACATGTTCAGCACATTGTATGTCCACCAGCTTCCCCACGAAGGACACATGGCACCACAAAACGAACTTCAGAGCACTGGGAAAGGAAACCAAGCCATTGTTTTACACCATTCCAATCGGTTCACCCAGGAATTACTGTACAGGTCAAGCCAAACTGAACTGCTGGAAATGCCAACAGCCTCTTGACAGCTCGCCCTCATTCTTCTGCATGTCATGCAAAGTAGTCCAGCCCCCTGATGAAGGGACAACCTTCTTCAAAATTATGGATTG TGACTACACATTCACACTGGACACGCAAAAGCTGCAGAAAAGATATTTGCAGCTCCAGCGGTCTCTGCATCCAGACAACTTCAGCCAGAAATCTGTG AAAGAACAGGAGTATTCAGAAATCCAGTCAGCACTGGTGAACAAAGCATACAAGACTCTGCTTAAGCCTTTGAGTCGAGGTCTTTATATG ctggagctggaggggatgCGTATAGAAGAGGGCACTGACTCCAGTGCTGATTCAGAGTTTCTAATGGAGCTTATGGAGATCAATGAAGCCCTTGATGAAGCACGGACACCAGAAGCAGCCAATAGGATCGGCCAAGACGCAAAAG GGAAGCTGGCACACTTGACAAAGGAGATAGACGCTGCCCTGCTCAAAG gAGATCTTCAAACTGCAAAAGCACTGCTTGCCCAAATGAAATACTATGCAAACATCGAGGAGAAAGTAAAGGAGAAACTTTCTGAATTAATGTAA